The Numida meleagris isolate 19003 breed g44 Domestic line unplaced genomic scaffold, NumMel1.0 unplaced_Scaffold1516, whole genome shotgun sequence sequence CACCACAGTCCCCTGTCCATGTGTCCTTGTGTCCCCACGTCCATGTGGGAATCATTCTGGCCCttctttaaggtccttttcacTGCAAATTCTTCCATGTGTCCCCCATGTCCATGTGTACACATGTCCCTGCATGCTCACATCCATGTGTCCCCACATCCACGTGTCCCACAtcactgtgtccccatgtcctcaggCCACTGCATTCCCATGTCCATGTGTCCCCACATCCATATGCCCCACATCACCGTATCCCCTCATCCAtttgtccccatgtccctgcatTCCCACATCCATGCATCCCCACCCCCAAGAGCCccatgtcaccatgtccccatgtccccattccCATTTGTCCCCCCCCACCCCTGGCTGCTCACCAGCCGCTCGCCCACGCTGTGCAGCAGGTTCTGCGCATCCCACCGCTGCCTGGGGTCCTCCCAGGTGGAGGTGACAGCCACCACCGGCTTGGTGTCATGCCAGGGCATGTAGTAGTAGCGGTTCCCTGCACACACAATGGGATGAGcaccccatggtgtccccatggggacAGGGGTGTCCTCCCGGTACGCTCACCATCAAAGAGCGGGTGGCCTTGCGGGCTGGCAGAGGCGGCGGGGTGACACATGGTGTCCCCGGTGTCCCCGTGGTTGCCGATGCTGAGCTCGAAGCGCAGCGGTTCGGACACGGGGGACAGCATGGTGGCTGAGTAGAACACCGCGCAGAGCCCCAGGCGGTGGCGGCGGGGCAGGAGGCGCTGCAAGAGGAGAAAATCCCCCCAGAAACCCCAAATAaccccccccctgccccccacccGGGGATAAAAAGTGACCGCATGTCACTGTGCCCCCACCTGCACACGAGTGACGTCCTCGGGGGCGATGGCGTCCTGCTGGCGCCCATCAGAGTCCCCCGTGTGggtgctgagctccagcagcacccggCCCCTGTATGCCACTGCAGTGTCCTGGAACATAGAGGGGGGGGGGGTACCGGGGGGCTGTGTCCCCCAAATGTGGGTGATGCCCCACGCTGTCACCTATTGCACTCACGCTGGGCAtggcagcagcatctctctgggGACTGTAGAAGGGGAGGAAGCTGGGTCCGAAGCAGGGTAAGAAGCCTGGGACCCCTCCTAGAGCAAACCATGACGTTCAGGCAGGGGTGCTGCGAGCTGGGGACCCCCCCAAGGTGGGACTACACTCACCTTCGAGCTCAGCACCGGCGGAGGAGATGTGGGAGAGGTGGAGTGTGGCGGTGCCCAGCACCTTGGACCTGAGGGCGAGGGGCGATGGGTGGGGGCAACACCGAGGGACCCCCAAATTGAGGGACGCCCCAGTTACCCGCTGAGAATGGCCAGCTCGATAGCGTCACAGAGtgggggcagctgggggggCAAAATTGGAGTGGGGTAGGAAATAGGAGAT is a genomic window containing:
- the LOC110390613 gene encoding myoferlin-like; the protein is MPPDANPTWNEVFFFPLRLPPLCDAIELAILSGSKVLGTATLHLSHISSAGAELEGGVPGFLPCFGPSFLPFYSPQRDAAAMPSDTAVAYRGRVLLELSTHTGDSDGRQQDAIAPEDVTRVQRLLPRRHRLGLCAVFYSATMLSPVSEPLRFELSIGNHGDTGDTMCHPAASASPQGHPLFDGNRYYYMPWHDTKPVVAVTSTWEDPRQRWDAQNLLHSVGERLERNVAMLRNAKTDARGDIGRKLLRELARDCRSAGRGRAVAAPKSLAPIAGSGVGKGAQHLGGCNGGILGQKWGIGEGKW